The following proteins are co-located in the Campylobacter concisus genome:
- the ruvX gene encoding Holliday junction resolvase RuvX, translating to MREKFMAIDVGLKRIGLAFGFGEIVTPLEPVLRKNRNQAARDVSQKVNEYTPDTLVVGVPIGGSSEDEMRRRIEHFVSLLDVKANIVYQDEAFSSSEASEIYTNTKRDGRLDSISATIILKRYLGIN from the coding sequence ATGAGAGAGAAATTTATGGCTATTGATGTTGGGTTAAAGCGAATAGGGCTTGCTTTTGGTTTTGGCGAGATCGTGACTCCGCTTGAGCCAGTGCTTAGAAAAAATAGAAATCAAGCTGCAAGAGATGTGAGCCAAAAGGTAAATGAATATACCCCAGATACGCTAGTGGTAGGTGTGCCAATCGGCGGTAGTAGCGAAGATGAGATGAGAAGACGCATCGAGCATTTTGTTTCACTTCTTGATGTAAAGGCAAATATTGTCTATCAAGATGAGGCCTTTAGCAGCAGTGAAGCTAGTGAAATTTACACAAATACAAAGCGAGATGGTAGGCTAGATAGCATTTCAGCCACTATTATTTTAAAAAGATATCTTGGGATAAATTAA